A DNA window from Mesoplasma coleopterae contains the following coding sequences:
- a CDS encoding PolC-type DNA polymerase III, translated as MSDNKVLELFRKLEINLNEGELSYFEHSEIEKASMSSTKSKLKLSLKIKNFLPIRVLSEIHSKCVGAEDLKIKLILNVQQQRIDKEILCEYIEFIKNEKAQNKTVIWNFIDSEGFDYDADENIIKFIVDSNELKNQLSIEMNYCLAKLTQFGFKDLNYEIEVEDKTEEYIKQSLIIEQQTKEQYKQFAPEQTEKSQSIIVSRQNSQKWNQSLDKPSYETFEDIEEDAQNIVLHGKVMSIEIRDSKANNRKIYSIGLTDNNSSIKCIYFGKEDERTIMDPLTEEELTSDRIDEIRAKRIAKGDWIAVKGKTSYSQFDREQNFIIDKIGKIFRSESTVKDEAAEKRVELHVHTKMSAMDGVSSIQDYLQMVDKWNWKAIAVTDHINVQTFPDAYNELRKINKNKADEDKLKLIYGLEMNMIQKEDYWIVKNPKGQKIRESKMVIFDLETTGLSPEFNEIIEFGAVVLDPVTGKTTKHDYLFKPKEPLKQFTIDLTNITPEMLDDKKNIEDDFAKIYELIKDSILIAHNANFDFNFLNALSKRLGYGELENTVIDTLTLSRMVRPALKSHRLGAVCKKFGILYDEHVAHRADYDADVLNDLFFKIMAELKLTTPIIFDNDLMKLEPENDKENVNLLRSRGVHVNVLAKNQQGLKDIFKLVSISHTDNFFNSPKVFKEKLKKIKEKNNILIGAGCVNSEVFEIARIGTDQKLEEIMPFYDYIEIQPLSVYKNLINDNQLEENELINVINKIIKLAKKHNVMLVATSDAHYTRPELKKIRDVYINAKGLGGSRHPLFSFKNKNKLVDYPDQYLRTTNEMLKEFAWLNDATLINEMVITNTNKIADMIDSNIVVIKDGLFTPNIENVDTLLKNKCYETAHAMYGEVLPEIVEARLEKELTSIIKHGFAVVYWISHLLVEKSNNDGYLVGSRGSVGSSFVATTSNITEVNPLKAHYRCLNCKYSDFNTPIEIKCGYDLPEQICPKCNEKLIGDGHDIPFETFLGFDGDKVPDIDLNFSGEYQPIAHNFTKEMFGEDNVFRAGTISTVAEKTAFGYVKAFYEENGVLEEDMPRKIEIERQAKLVEGVKRTTGQHPGGIIILPKEFEIEDFTPVNFPADDATSSWKTTHFDFHSIHDNLLKMDILGHVDPTALRMLKDLTGVNPISIPTNDPKVYSLFSDLSALNIKPEQINGEKTGAIGLPEFGTGFVRSMLRETKPKTFADLVQISGLSHGTDVWLGNARDLIKNDIANISTVIGCRDDIMVYLMGQGIDATTSFKIMESVRKGQGLRKEWKEIMLAHNVPEWYIESCLKIKYMFPKAHATAYVLMAYRIAWYKIYYPAEYYATFLTNRADAFDLKTFLGGYNGVKEKLAELESRKNRKDKMTTKELALMPVLEIGLEMFSRGIKMANLNFEKSLADKYIIEKDEATGEATLYPPFLVIDSLGDAVADSIIKARSERPLTSVKDLTMRTTITQTQMKIFEQLNVLDTLAQDEQLEFDFFN; from the coding sequence ATGTCAGACAATAAAGTATTAGAATTATTTCGAAAATTGGAAATTAACTTAAATGAAGGTGAACTTTCATATTTTGAACATTCTGAAATTGAAAAAGCTTCTATGAGTTCAACTAAAAGTAAGCTTAAATTGTCTTTAAAAATAAAAAACTTTTTACCGATTAGAGTTTTAAGCGAAATTCACTCTAAATGTGTGGGTGCCGAAGACTTAAAAATCAAATTAATTTTAAACGTTCAACAACAAAGAATAGACAAAGAAATACTTTGTGAATATATTGAGTTCATTAAAAATGAAAAAGCTCAAAATAAAACAGTTATTTGAAATTTCATTGATTCAGAAGGATTTGATTATGATGCTGATGAGAATATTATTAAATTTATTGTTGATTCTAATGAATTAAAAAATCAATTGAGTATTGAAATGAACTATTGTTTAGCAAAATTAACTCAATTTGGATTTAAAGATTTAAATTATGAAATTGAAGTTGAAGATAAAACCGAAGAATACATAAAACAATCACTTATAATTGAGCAACAAACTAAAGAGCAATACAAACAATTTGCTCCTGAACAAACTGAGAAATCTCAAAGCATTATTGTTTCTAGACAAAACTCGCAAAAATGAAATCAATCATTAGATAAACCAAGTTATGAAACATTTGAAGATATTGAAGAAGATGCTCAAAATATTGTTTTACATGGTAAAGTTATGAGTATTGAAATTAGAGATTCTAAAGCAAATAATCGTAAAATATATTCAATCGGTTTAACAGATAACAACTCATCAATCAAATGTATTTATTTTGGTAAAGAAGATGAAAGAACAATTATGGATCCTTTAACTGAAGAAGAATTAACTTCAGACAGAATAGATGAAATAAGAGCAAAAAGAATTGCTAAAGGTGATTGAATTGCTGTTAAAGGTAAAACATCATACTCACAATTTGATAGAGAACAAAATTTCATTATTGATAAAATAGGTAAAATTTTTCGTTCTGAATCTACAGTTAAAGATGAAGCAGCAGAAAAGCGTGTTGAACTTCATGTGCACACAAAAATGAGTGCTATGGATGGTGTTTCATCAATTCAAGACTATCTACAAATGGTTGATAAATGAAATTGAAAGGCTATTGCAGTAACTGATCATATTAATGTACAAACTTTCCCTGATGCATATAATGAATTAAGAAAAATAAATAAAAATAAAGCTGATGAAGATAAACTTAAATTAATTTATGGGCTTGAAATGAATATGATCCAAAAAGAAGATTACTGAATTGTTAAAAATCCTAAAGGTCAAAAAATCAGAGAATCTAAAATGGTTATATTCGATTTAGAAACAACAGGATTATCACCAGAATTTAATGAAATCATCGAATTTGGTGCTGTTGTACTTGATCCAGTAACTGGGAAAACAACTAAACATGATTACTTATTTAAACCAAAAGAACCATTAAAACAATTCACAATTGATTTGACTAATATAACACCTGAAATGTTAGATGATAAAAAAAATATTGAAGATGATTTTGCCAAAATTTATGAGTTAATTAAAGACAGTATATTAATTGCCCATAATGCAAACTTCGACTTTAACTTCTTAAATGCGCTTTCTAAACGTTTAGGTTATGGTGAATTAGAAAATACAGTAATTGATACACTAACTCTTTCTAGAATGGTTAGACCTGCTTTAAAATCTCACAGACTTGGTGCTGTTTGTAAGAAATTTGGAATTTTATATGATGAACATGTTGCTCACCGTGCCGACTATGATGCTGATGTTTTAAATGACTTATTCTTTAAAATAATGGCTGAATTAAAACTAACAACTCCAATTATTTTTGATAATGATTTAATGAAGTTAGAACCTGAAAATGACAAAGAGAATGTTAACTTATTAAGATCACGTGGAGTTCATGTTAACGTGTTAGCTAAAAATCAACAAGGGTTAAAAGATATATTTAAATTAGTTTCAATTTCACACACTGATAACTTTTTTAACTCTCCTAAAGTATTTAAGGAAAAATTAAAAAAAATTAAAGAAAAAAATAATATTTTAATTGGTGCTGGGTGTGTAAACTCTGAAGTGTTTGAAATAGCTAGAATTGGAACTGATCAAAAACTTGAAGAAATTATGCCTTTCTATGACTATATTGAAATACAACCACTAAGTGTTTATAAAAATTTAATTAATGATAATCAATTAGAAGAAAACGAATTAATAAATGTAATTAATAAAATTATTAAATTAGCTAAAAAACATAATGTTATGTTAGTTGCAACTAGTGATGCTCACTATACAAGACCAGAATTAAAAAAAATTCGTGATGTTTATATTAATGCAAAAGGACTTGGTGGAAGTAGACACCCATTATTTAGTTTTAAAAATAAAAATAAATTAGTAGACTATCCTGATCAATATCTTAGAACAACAAATGAAATGTTAAAAGAATTTGCATGATTAAATGATGCAACATTAATTAATGAAATGGTAATTACAAATACAAATAAAATAGCTGATATGATTGATTCAAATATTGTAGTTATTAAAGATGGACTATTTACACCAAATATTGAAAATGTAGATACTCTATTAAAAAATAAGTGTTATGAAACTGCGCATGCAATGTATGGAGAAGTTTTACCTGAAATTGTTGAAGCACGTTTAGAAAAAGAATTAACATCAATTATTAAACATGGATTTGCTGTTGTTTATTGAATTTCTCACTTATTAGTTGAAAAATCTAATAATGACGGGTATCTTGTTGGTTCAAGAGGAAGTGTTGGTTCTTCATTTGTGGCAACAACTTCAAATATTACTGAGGTTAACCCATTAAAAGCACACTATAGATGCTTAAACTGTAAATATTCAGATTTTAATACTCCAATTGAGATTAAATGTGGATATGATTTACCAGAACAAATTTGTCCAAAATGTAATGAAAAATTAATTGGAGATGGACATGATATTCCATTTGAAACTTTCTTAGGATTTGATGGGGATAAAGTTCCAGATATTGATTTAAACTTCTCTGGAGAATACCAACCAATTGCACATAACTTTACTAAAGAAATGTTTGGTGAAGATAATGTATTTAGAGCTGGAACAATCTCAACAGTTGCTGAAAAAACTGCTTTTGGATATGTAAAAGCATTTTATGAAGAAAATGGTGTATTAGAAGAAGATATGCCAAGAAAAATCGAAATCGAAAGACAAGCCAAATTAGTTGAAGGGGTAAAAAGAACAACAGGACAACACCCTGGAGGAATTATTATTTTACCTAAAGAGTTTGAAATAGAAGATTTTACACCAGTCAATTTCCCAGCTGATGATGCAACAAGTTCATGAAAGACAACTCACTTTGATTTTCACTCAATTCATGATAATTTATTAAAAATGGATATTTTAGGTCACGTTGACCCAACTGCATTAAGAATGCTTAAAGATTTAACGGGAGTTAATCCAATTAGTATTCCAACAAATGATCCAAAAGTATATTCATTATTTAGTGATTTATCTGCTTTAAATATTAAACCAGAGCAAATTAACGGAGAAAAAACTGGAGCTATTGGTTTACCAGAATTTGGTACAGGATTTGTTAGATCAATGTTAAGAGAAACAAAACCTAAAACATTTGCTGACTTAGTGCAAATTTCAGGACTATCACATGGTACTGATGTTTGATTAGGAAATGCTAGAGACTTAATTAAAAATGATATAGCTAACATTTCAACTGTTATTGGTTGTCGTGATGATATTATGGTTTATTTAATGGGACAAGGAATTGATGCAACTACTTCATTCAAAATAATGGAATCAGTGCGTAAAGGACAAGGATTAAGAAAAGAATGAAAAGAAATTATGTTAGCGCATAATGTTCCCGAATGATATATTGAATCATGTTTAAAAATTAAGTATATGTTCCCTAAAGCCCATGCTACTGCTTATGTATTAATGGCTTATCGAATTGCTTGATATAAAATTTATTATCCAGCTGAATACTATGCAACATTTTTAACTAATAGAGCTGATGCTTTTGATTTAAAAACATTCTTAGGTGGTTATAATGGTGTTAAAGAAAAACTAGCAGAATTAGAATCAAGAAAAAACAGAAAAGATAAAATGACAACAAAAGAACTAGCTTTAATGCCAGTTCTAGAAATTGGATTAGAAATGTTTAGTCGTGGAATTAAAATGGCTAACTTAAACTTTGAAAAATCTTTAGCAGATAAGTATATTATTGAAAAAGATGAAGCAACTGGTGAAGCTACACTATATCCTCCATTCTTAGTAATTGATTCACTTGGAGATGCTGTGGCTGATTCAATCATTAAAGCTAGAAGTGAAAGACCATTAACTAGTGTTAAAGATTTAACAATGCGAACAACTATTACTCAAACACAAATGAAAATATTTGAACAATTAAATGTATTAGATACACTGGCACAAGATGAACAATTAGAATTTGACTTTTTTAACTAA
- the nusA gene encoding transcription termination factor NusA, which yields MVNGAQILEALDSLESEKSISKEVAIEGIKEGFQKAYERFFDTEAIVKTEINEQTGSINLFQELMVVATDDEIEDDWLEIVLEDALKINKEAKVGDKVYKPIDFDEEFSRVAVGQVRQIFQQKIRATERAMIYEKFIELEGEIVRGKIVGMNDQGTSYILDIDGVHTSLWNQKTINKEEFVVNELVDVLLEEVARENKYSQLVVSRVAPKFLAKLVEKEVSEVAQGIVEVMSVSREPGKRAKIAVLSHDEDVEPIGAIVGVKGSRINNISKELRGEKIDVVKWDDEIIPFIINAMAPVKVISVNEVEGEFDIVVPNQQLSLAIGKGGMAAKLVANLLKRRINIYSLENAITDNMDVLWNGNITEEEVNNPDFINEVNKRKINSQTVKPEYHKNSFRNAQANNEEELMSFQAEVEEEYNQVEELIEETNAVVEENKDLESIQSELESFNDILNDEDEEYFEEDEYEDLYDQE from the coding sequence ATGGTAAACGGAGCACAAATATTAGAAGCATTAGATTCATTAGAAAGTGAAAAAAGCATTAGCAAAGAAGTTGCTATTGAAGGAATTAAAGAAGGATTCCAAAAAGCTTATGAAAGATTTTTTGATACAGAAGCTATAGTTAAAACTGAAATTAATGAACAAACAGGATCAATCAACTTGTTTCAAGAATTAATGGTAGTAGCTACAGATGATGAAATCGAAGATGATTGATTAGAAATTGTTTTAGAAGATGCTTTAAAAATTAATAAAGAAGCTAAAGTTGGAGATAAAGTATACAAACCAATTGATTTTGATGAAGAATTCTCAAGAGTAGCTGTTGGACAAGTAAGACAAATCTTCCAACAAAAAATTAGAGCTACTGAAAGAGCAATGATTTATGAAAAATTCATTGAATTAGAAGGTGAAATTGTTAGAGGTAAAATCGTTGGAATGAACGATCAAGGAACTTCATACATTTTAGACATTGATGGAGTACATACTTCATTATGAAACCAAAAAACAATTAACAAAGAAGAATTTGTTGTTAACGAATTAGTTGATGTTTTATTAGAAGAAGTTGCAAGAGAAAATAAATACTCACAATTAGTTGTTTCAAGAGTAGCACCTAAATTCTTAGCTAAATTAGTTGAAAAAGAAGTTAGTGAAGTTGCTCAAGGAATAGTTGAAGTAATGTCAGTTTCAAGAGAGCCAGGTAAACGTGCAAAAATTGCTGTTTTATCACATGATGAAGATGTAGAACCAATTGGAGCTATTGTTGGAGTTAAAGGTTCAAGAATCAATAACATTTCAAAAGAATTAAGAGGAGAAAAAATTGATGTTGTTAAATGAGATGATGAAATCATTCCATTTATTATTAACGCAATGGCACCTGTTAAAGTTATTTCTGTAAATGAAGTTGAAGGTGAATTTGATATTGTAGTACCTAACCAACAATTATCATTAGCTATTGGTAAAGGCGGAATGGCTGCTAAATTAGTTGCTAACTTATTAAAACGTCGTATTAACATTTACAGCTTAGAAAATGCTATTACTGACAACATGGATGTTTTATGAAATGGAAACATTACAGAAGAAGAAGTAAACAACCCAGACTTTATTAACGAAGTAAATAAACGTAAAATCAACTCTCAAACAGTTAAACCAGAATACCACAAAAATTCATTCAGAAATGCACAAGCAAATAATGAAGAAGAATTAATGAGTTTCCAAGCTGAAGTTGAAGAAGAATACAACCAAGTTGAAGAGTTAATTGAAGAAACAAACGCAGTTGTTGAAGAAAATAAAGATTTAGAATCAATTCAATCTGAATTAGAATCATTTAATGATATTTTAAATGATGAAGATGAAGAATATTTTGAAGAAGACGAATACGAAGACTTATATGATCAAGAGTAA
- the rimP gene encoding ribosome maturation factor RimP — protein MKNFASIKDEIQKIAESILKEYNLQIYEINNFFDFESDVLQILVEDITEPNKALDFDSIISSNEKLSDALENFPGLSEPYMLEVASAGIEKPIRNKEELVKAVNSYIHVELNQEKNASSEIEGILLDFDVNKDTFRITYFLKGQKKKVDFKYEQVKFARYAVKF, from the coding sequence GTGAAAAATTTTGCATCTATTAAAGATGAAATCCAAAAGATTGCTGAATCAATTTTAAAGGAATACAACTTACAAATATATGAAATAAATAATTTCTTTGATTTTGAAAGTGATGTTTTGCAAATCTTAGTTGAAGATATAACTGAACCAAACAAAGCTTTAGACTTTGATTCAATTATTTCAAGTAATGAAAAATTATCTGATGCTTTAGAAAACTTCCCAGGATTAAGTGAACCTTATATGCTAGAAGTAGCTAGTGCTGGAATTGAAAAACCAATCAGAAATAAAGAAGAATTAGTCAAAGCTGTTAACAGTTATATTCATGTTGAATTAAATCAAGAAAAAAATGCAAGTAGTGAAATAGAAGGTATTTTATTAGATTTTGATGTAAACAAAGATACATTTAGAATCACCTACTTTTTAAAAGGTCAAAAGAAAAAAGTTGACTTTAAATATGAACAAGTAAAGTTTGCAAGATATGCAGTTAAATTTTAA
- the rnpM gene encoding RNase P modulator RnpM: protein MKMKNILKKTNTKTYMIKSNLRKDVVSKEMLDKSALIRVVLNKNNEIFIDLTYKADGRGVYVKKDLNSIKIAKQKNLLSRGLKTKVDLSIYDELEKLFNEQN from the coding sequence ATGAAGATGAAGAATATTTTGAAGAAGACGAATACGAAGACTTATATGATCAAGAGTAATCTAAGAAAAGATGTCGTTAGTAAAGAAATGTTAGACAAATCAGCACTAATTAGAGTTGTTTTGAATAAAAACAATGAAATTTTTATTGATTTAACTTATAAAGCAGATGGACGTGGAGTTTATGTTAAAAAAGATTTAAACTCAATTAAAATCGCTAAACAAAAAAACCTTTTAAGCAGAGGATTAAAAACAAAAGTAGATTTAAGTATTTATGATGAATTAGAAAAGTTATTTAATGAACAAAACTAA
- a CDS encoding NAD(P)H-dependent oxidoreductase: MKNLAELMTQRRSARDFDVNYEIPEADFNDIIQAMRMSPSSYGILGQRLLVINRGEMREKLAPFFYNQLNYVNASKFIIVLGVNHKGLQEVTNHSLDLRFEGNPEGRSTYGANINKSLFSGKLTDQQLDNYSSQQTYITTGIATAVAASLNVDTCMIGGFNAKGLAEFLIQEGLMHDYETPFITMAFGKSTKISGEKLRSELEYFVKEI, translated from the coding sequence ATGAAAAATTTAGCAGAATTAATGACACAAAGAAGAAGTGCTCGAGATTTTGATGTTAATTATGAAATACCTGAAGCAGATTTTAATGATATTATTCAAGCAATGAGAATGTCACCATCTTCATATGGTATTTTAGGACAAAGATTATTAGTAATTAATCGTGGAGAAATGCGTGAAAAGTTAGCACCATTTTTCTATAATCAATTAAACTATGTTAATGCATCAAAATTTATTATTGTATTAGGAGTAAATCACAAAGGATTGCAAGAAGTAACAAATCATTCATTAGATTTAAGATTTGAAGGAAACCCTGAAGGAAGAAGTACTTATGGGGCTAATATTAATAAATCATTATTTAGTGGCAAATTAACTGATCAACAATTAGATAACTATTCAAGTCAACAAACTTATATCACAACTGGAATAGCTACTGCGGTGGCTGCTAGTTTAAATGTTGATACTTGTATGATTGGTGGATTTAATGCAAAAGGATTAGCTGAATTTTTGATTCAAGAAGGTTTAATGCATGATTATGAAACTCCATTCATTACAATGGCGTTTGGTAAAAGTACAAAAATAAGTGGTGAAAAACTTAGATCTGAATTAGAATATTTTGTAAAAGAAATTTAA
- the rseP gene encoding RIP metalloprotease RseP produces MGSVLIVILSILISIIVVLVLITLHELGHFIVAKLSKAYVFEFAIGFGPKLFVVKTKETWYSVRLIPLGGYVSIASDFVEPPKGREEEFEKIPDARKIDYAIKWKKTLFILFGPLINLFIAYILIFSVMFGVGYMPSDPNFYGQNFSTNSIAYKMIAKNEGIKPEEGNKYVSNHLKVAITGWNVQLVDKTQKDIKDWEFTVSKKESAPTYKEISAMFNDGKKEVYEYITKYNLDDQTIVKFQFEYLKLDNLYSGKLTTEKEKTTDWATLEDNPITIWKKAKQITGIAIAPPDRHFKNGAQKFGYTFVETWNQSFSLLVGIGKFFTGDFSAISGPVGIAKSSIGTTTTATTSMTASRIFYVSSISANLFMLNMLPFPPLDGYKFWETLVEWVTKKEVSQKTKTIIYATGAILLISFIVVVTIKDFII; encoded by the coding sequence ATGGGAAGTGTATTGATAGTAATTTTATCTATATTAATTTCAATCATTGTTGTATTGGTGTTAATTACACTTCATGAACTTGGACATTTCATTGTTGCAAAATTATCTAAGGCTTATGTCTTTGAATTTGCTATTGGTTTTGGTCCTAAACTATTTGTAGTAAAGACAAAAGAAACTTGATATTCTGTTAGATTAATACCTTTGGGTGGATATGTATCAATTGCTAGTGATTTCGTTGAACCCCCAAAAGGAAGAGAAGAAGAATTTGAAAAAATTCCTGATGCTCGAAAAATTGATTATGCAATCAAATGAAAAAAAACATTATTTATATTATTTGGACCATTAATTAATTTATTTATAGCTTACATTTTAATATTCTCAGTAATGTTTGGAGTTGGTTATATGCCAAGTGATCCAAACTTTTATGGTCAAAACTTTTCAACTAATTCTATTGCTTATAAAATGATTGCTAAAAATGAAGGGATTAAACCTGAAGAAGGAAATAAATATGTTTCTAATCATTTAAAAGTTGCAATTACTGGATGAAACGTTCAACTGGTTGATAAAACACAAAAAGATATTAAAGATTGAGAGTTTACTGTTTCAAAAAAAGAAAGTGCACCAACTTATAAAGAAATTTCAGCAATGTTTAATGATGGAAAAAAAGAAGTATATGAATACATCACTAAATATAATCTTGATGATCAAACAATTGTTAAATTTCAATTTGAGTACTTAAAATTAGATAATCTTTATTCAGGTAAATTAACAACAGAAAAAGAGAAAACAACTGATTGAGCTACTTTAGAAGATAATCCAATTACAATTTGAAAAAAAGCTAAGCAAATAACAGGTATTGCAATCGCACCACCAGATAGACATTTTAAAAATGGGGCGCAAAAATTCGGTTATACATTTGTTGAAACTTGAAATCAATCATTTTCACTTTTAGTTGGAATTGGTAAATTCTTTACAGGTGATTTCAGTGCTATTTCAGGACCTGTAGGTATTGCGAAATCATCAATAGGAACCACAACTACAGCAACAACATCAATGACTGCTAGTCGCATATTCTATGTATCTTCAATATCTGCCAACTTGTTTATGCTTAATATGCTTCCATTCCCACCATTAGATGGATACAAATTTTGAGAAACACTAGTTGAATGAGTAACTAAAAAAGAAGTTAGCCAAAAAACAAAAACAATAATTTATGCAACTGGAGCTATTTTACTTATAAGTTTCATTGTTGTAGTAACAATCAAAGATTTTATAATTTAA
- the infB gene encoding translation initiation factor IF-2 — protein MAKNIKTNKKPQQVNKKEMSKQHAKQIKQQLNETVATGIIDGVFVYTEALSIADFANQIGKSVAEILKYFFAQGLMLNQNVVLSEEQMAELALEFGFDFRKEESLTKENFFEALDASEEDKPEDLEHRAPIVTIMGHVDHGKTTLLDSIKNTNVVGGEAGGITQAIGAYQVKNKDGKKITFIDTPGHEAFSEMRSRGANVTDIVILIVAADDGVMPQTEEAIDHAKLANVPIIVFINKCDKPGADPERVKAELMKYEIVAEEYGGDIPFVQGSAKQKIGLDQLEETILLIAEMQDYKANPNKLAKGVVIEAHLDKAKGPVASILVKEGTLDIRDMIIAGTTYGNIKHMEDEHNKKVLKAGPSKPVVVYGLNEVPSAGDKFIVMNDEKMARTIAEAQAEKKLAAERQSNQIFSLDSIKKHIDDGELKAINLIVKADTQGSVEALKGSLTKIDIPGVKLNIIRASVGTITLSDVTLASTVTDGIVLIYGFNVRPDAVVRKKAEEEGIEIRLHNIIYKVIEELEDAAKGMLEPEYKEVVTGSAEIRATFKHSDIGTIGGFHIVDGSIERKSKVRIIRNGIVIYTGELATLKHLKDDIKEAKINSEGGLTIKNFNDIKEGDIVEGYKEEEVKK, from the coding sequence ATGGCTAAAAATATAAAAACAAATAAAAAACCACAACAAGTAAACAAAAAAGAAATGTCTAAACAACATGCTAAACAAATTAAACAACAATTAAATGAAACAGTTGCAACTGGAATCATTGATGGGGTGTTTGTTTATACTGAAGCTTTAAGCATTGCTGATTTTGCTAACCAAATTGGGAAAAGTGTTGCTGAAATACTTAAATATTTCTTTGCACAAGGACTAATGTTAAATCAAAATGTTGTGTTATCAGAAGAACAAATGGCTGAACTTGCTTTAGAGTTTGGTTTTGACTTTAGAAAAGAAGAATCTTTAACTAAAGAAAACTTCTTTGAAGCATTAGATGCTAGTGAAGAAGATAAACCAGAAGATTTAGAACATAGAGCACCAATTGTAACAATTATGGGTCACGTTGACCATGGTAAAACTACTTTATTAGACTCTATCAAAAACACAAATGTTGTTGGTGGAGAAGCTGGAGGAATTACTCAAGCTATTGGAGCTTACCAAGTTAAAAACAAAGATGGTAAAAAAATAACATTTATTGATACTCCAGGTCACGAAGCATTTTCAGAAATGCGTAGTCGTGGAGCTAATGTAACTGATATTGTTATTTTAATTGTTGCTGCTGATGATGGAGTTATGCCTCAAACAGAAGAAGCAATTGATCATGCTAAATTAGCAAATGTACCAATTATTGTATTTATTAATAAATGTGATAAACCAGGAGCAGATCCTGAACGTGTTAAAGCTGAATTAATGAAATATGAAATAGTAGCTGAAGAATATGGTGGAGATATTCCATTTGTTCAAGGTAGTGCTAAACAAAAGATTGGTTTAGACCAATTAGAAGAAACTATTTTATTAATTGCTGAAATGCAAGATTATAAAGCAAATCCAAACAAATTAGCTAAAGGGGTTGTTATTGAAGCTCACTTAGATAAAGCAAAAGGACCAGTAGCTTCTATTCTTGTTAAAGAAGGTACTTTAGATATTAGAGATATGATTATCGCTGGAACTACATATGGAAACATTAAACATATGGAAGATGAACATAATAAAAAAGTATTAAAAGCAGGACCAAGCAAACCAGTTGTTGTTTATGGATTAAATGAAGTTCCAAGTGCTGGAGATAAATTCATTGTTATGAATGATGAAAAAATGGCTAGAACTATTGCTGAAGCACAAGCTGAAAAGAAATTAGCAGCTGAACGTCAATCAAATCAAATCTTTAGTTTAGATTCAATTAAAAAGCATATTGATGATGGAGAATTAAAAGCAATTAACTTAATTGTTAAAGCTGATACTCAAGGTTCAGTTGAAGCACTTAAAGGAAGTTTAACTAAAATTGATATTCCTGGTGTTAAATTAAACATTATTAGAGCATCTGTTGGAACTATTACATTAAGTGATGTTACTCTTGCTTCAACTGTAACTGATGGAATTGTATTAATCTATGGATTTAATGTAAGACCAGATGCAGTTGTACGTAAAAAAGCTGAAGAAGAAGGTATTGAAATTCGTTTACATAACATTATTTACAAAGTAATTGAAGAATTAGAAGATGCTGCTAAAGGGATGTTAGAACCAGAATACAAAGAAGTAGTTACTGGTTCAGCTGAAATTAGAGCAACATTCAAACACTCTGACATTGGAACAATTGGTGGATTCCATATTGTTGATGGAAGTATTGAACGTAAATCTAAAGTTCGCATTATTAGAAATGGTATTGTTATTTATACTGGAGAATTAGCAACTTTAAAACATTTAAAAGATGATATTAAAGAAGCTAAAATCAACTCAGAAGGTGGATTAACAATCAAAAACTTTAATGATATCAAAGAAGGCGATATTGTTGAAGGATATAAGGAAGAAGAAGTTAAGAAATAG
- a CDS encoding L7Ae/L30e/S12e/Gadd45 family ribosomal protein: protein MNKTKLLNAIGLAYNSAKLIKGEKLLDSIKRNKVKFVILSTDMGASQKKKFSDKCKFYNIEFIDDVLTVDEISQACGSTTIVAIGVNDINIIKLIKNNL from the coding sequence ATGAACAAAACTAAATTATTAAATGCTATTGGATTAGCTTATAACTCTGCTAAATTAATTAAAGGTGAAAAATTATTAGATTCAATTAAAAGAAACAAAGTAAAATTTGTTATTCTATCAACAGATATGGGTGCTAGTCAAAAAAAGAAATTCAGTGATAAATGTAAATTTTATAATATTGAATTTATTGATGATGTATTAACTGTTGATGAAATTTCACAAGCGTGTGGATCTACCACAATTGTAGCGATTGGTGTTAATGATATTAATATTATTAAATTAATTAAAAACAATTTATAG